TACTTCTGGGCTTTGGTAGTTTGCATATACAAGTGGAACAAACCATGCTGTGAATACACCACGTCTCATTAGCTGCCATTACCTTGACTACAATGATTTAAACCGAGAGCAACGACATTACTTACTTCCAAGTAAAGAATCTTCAAACTACTTGGTTTGGTTCAAATGTAAAGAGCTAAACATTTACTGGGAAAGCAACATCATTTATATAAAGGCCCCAGAGAAAGTACAATAGATGACTGATGCCTTTGTTTGCAGGCGATAATCGTGCAACAGTAATTACTAAAACCtttctaataaaataaatggaaaatagCTGTGTGACATATGAGTTAAAGAGGGGGTATATGTTTATAGCACATCCTGTTTAGAAAATATCAAGTAACAAGACAATTTTTAGCTGGATCCTAATGATTACAATCAAAAACATGACCGAATACATAAGAGCCAGTGGTATAGCAGCGGCATTCATGTAGTGcatattattatttcatgaaccacgaagtagaaatgctaaaagaaaaacattaacaatTCAGTAGGCAGTTACAAAGAgaaggggtaaaaaaaacatatgtgaTGTCAATTTAAAGACAAATAGTAGCTTCATTGATGGGCCTATATTTAGAAACATATTCCATAAGGTAATAGTCGGTTGATCTGCAGCTAAATATCATCCAATCATAATACGCAAAACGATCTGTCTAAACGTATTAAGCAATTGTGCTTTCGCTTTCCATAGCCACCGCctgtaattaataaataataataataaataaatattcaaccctcaaatattcaaaaatgcAAACGCTAGTAGTTGTTTTGCGTCTTTTTTACACGTCGACCCCGGCACCTCCTACCGCCAGTGTGCGCAGCTCCAGCCGCGCACCGACACGCGCTCCAGCGCCCGGGCAGGAAACCCCGTTGCCACGGTGACGACGCAAGGAGGACTTGCGACGTGGCAGAGAGAACGTAGAAGAGAAGAGCTCCCGTTGGGCCCCATTTGAACTCACGCGAAAAGTCCCGGCGTACATGACATATATTGCGTTTAAAACGTCTGAGACTTGTCTGCACTACATGTGACGAGGATAATTGCGTGAATGTATGttttaaaactaattaaaaagaGCTAAATGCACTGGCGGAAACAGAGCTTCCCCGTCAAAGAGTCACGCTTTCGCAATCCGAGTGGTGCATCTTTCTATGAATAGACCATCTATCCAAATGGGACGTCCACGTGCTGCTGTATTGACCAATCAGGGAAATGCGGGTAACCGTTGGGTTTTGAATTGCCCTCTGAAAACAGCGGCAGATGACAGCAGCGTCTAGCGCTCGCAAACATTGCTAAGTTAGTGAGCTAGCTGCTTCACGTCACCCGAACAGCTCCCTGGAATTCAGCGCTGCCTGCTACGGACGGAAGATGTCGAAAAAACAGATTTACTATTCTGACAAGTACACCGACGAGGAGTTCGAATACAGGTATCATTAGCTAACGCTTTTTGGCACGAGTCAAAGTTGTTTTCAAAAGTCCGTTATTTTTGTGTTCAGCCACGTTGACgtcagttaacgttagctagcttaaAGTCAAACTAAATACAGTAACATTAGGTTAGCTAACTTTACACTGCTGGACGTAACGTTAGTGTCAACGTACATTGACACATTTTACTTTAGAATGGATAACTAACGAAACGTTAAGTAAAACACAGTAACGTTACACAGTATGTATTTAGATCATTTTAGTTTAGCGACGTTGTGACGTTTGGATAAGGTTTCATCTTCATAAATATTTAGCTTACACTAACGTTAGCTATGCTGACTGTTATGTTAACGTCAATGATGACGTCATTGTTAACACTGGTTTGGTTTGAACGTTTTGGAGATGACGCTGCTGCAAATGTGATTCCTCGGCCTTTAGTAATAATAACGTGCCGGTCAACATGCTTCATCATTCATTTTACGTCATACGAATATATATTGTTAAGTTACTAAGTTCTGAGATACGTTTCTGATTACTAGTGCATCATTCTTGTcggatttttcttttgtcatccAATAGACATGTGGTGCTTCCAAAGCAGCTGTCTAAATTGGTGCCTTCCTCCCACCTGATGGCAGAAGACGAGTGGAGGGGACTCGGCGTGCAACAGAGTCAGGGCTGGATTCACTACATGATACACAAACCAGGTCAGTGACGATGCATTACTGGGGTTCACGTTTCATAATAGTTTTAGCTCAAAATGCACAAGCGCACACGCATgctggaaaagttattgcaagAAATCCTTCCTCACCAGGAGTCTACAGAACGTAGCTCAGTGCCAGTAATACTCATCTAAATTAGTTTA
This Gasterosteus aculeatus chromosome 8, fGasAcu3.hap1.1, whole genome shotgun sequence DNA region includes the following protein-coding sequences:
- the cks2 gene encoding cyclin-dependent kinases regulatory subunit 2, translating into MSKKQIYYSDKYTDEEFEYRHVVLPKQLSKLVPSSHLMAEDEWRGLGVQQSQGWIHYMIHKPEPHILLFRRPLPKD